In Nitrospirota bacterium, a single window of DNA contains:
- a CDS encoding ABC transporter permease, with protein MKKIILLIPLLFGITLLTFTLTKALPGDPVLSMVGERAHPETIEKIRRELGADRNILEQYTGYVTLLLRGEFGRSYYTNREVFEDILMKFPNTLKLALVAMMIAVPGGLLMGFIAAVKRGSVADRVISSLSVAGLSIPVFWSGLMIMLFFSLKMNLFPPSGTGDIRFLVLPAITLSLPAVGALSRITRTTVIDVMAMPCITTARAKGVSNVRIHIVHILKNAFIPVVTVIGLDFASYLNGAVLTETIFGWDGIGRFTMEGIIRRDYPVIMGCVITGTVFFVLINMTVDIMYHYLDPRIRLDEKGR; from the coding sequence ATAAAAAAAATCATTCTTCTTATCCCTCTGCTTTTCGGTATTACGCTTCTCACCTTTACACTCACAAAGGCGTTGCCCGGTGACCCTGTCCTGAGCATGGTAGGGGAGAGGGCACATCCGGAGACCATAGAGAAGATAAGGCGGGAACTCGGTGCAGACAGGAATATCCTCGAACAATATACGGGATATGTAACGCTCCTGTTACGCGGAGAGTTCGGCCGTTCGTATTATACAAACAGGGAAGTCTTTGAAGATATCCTCATGAAGTTTCCGAATACCCTGAAACTGGCACTGGTCGCAATGATGATTGCGGTTCCTGGAGGATTACTGATGGGTTTCATTGCCGCGGTCAAAAGAGGCAGTGTTGCCGACAGGGTCATATCCTCGCTTTCAGTCGCGGGATTGAGCATACCCGTATTCTGGAGCGGACTTATGATAATGCTGTTCTTCAGCCTGAAAATGAATCTGTTCCCGCCATCGGGGACAGGAGATATACGGTTTCTCGTACTGCCTGCCATTACCCTGTCGCTGCCTGCTGTCGGAGCATTATCAAGGATTACGAGAACCACCGTAATCGACGTGATGGCCATGCCCTGTATCACCACAGCGAGGGCAAAGGGCGTGAGTAATGTCCGGATACATATCGTCCATATATTGAAAAATGCGTTTATACCTGTAGTGACCGTCATAGGTCTCGATTTCGCGAGCTATCTGAACGGAGCTGTCCTGACAGAGACGATTTTCGGATGGGATGGCATAGGAAGATTTACCATGGAAGGAATAATCAGGAGGGACTACCCGGTGATTATGGGGTGTGTGATTACCGGTACGGTATTTTTTGTGCTCATCAATATGACAGTCGATATCATGTATCATTACCTTGACCCGAGGATAAGGCTGGATGAAAAAGGCAGGTAA
- a CDS encoding ABC transporter permease, with translation MKKAGKISSGILLMIFVLSISAPFIAVHDPDTIDLDSLRESPSLEHPFGTDSKGRDILSRILYGGRISMSIAFAAASISMAIGLLVGLISGYLGGRTDTILMAFVDLILSFPSLLLAIGISVIFPSGIYTVMIAIAAVGWASFARVVRGHILSLRESSFVEAAVSAGCSRIRVMFVHLMPQCIPLIIVMMGMKIGGYIITEASLSFLGLGAQPPAATWGSMINANRAYITSAPWMVFAPGFMIAITALCFNILSDTLRDAYGLDLRQKQ, from the coding sequence ATGAAAAAGGCAGGTAAGATTTCCTCAGGGATACTTCTGATGATTTTTGTGCTGTCGATATCAGCTCCTTTTATCGCAGTCCATGACCCTGACACAATCGATCTCGACAGTCTCAGGGAATCCCCGAGCCTCGAGCATCCGTTTGGCACGGACAGCAAGGGAAGGGATATTTTGTCGAGGATACTTTACGGAGGAAGGATATCAATGAGCATCGCATTTGCCGCTGCGAGTATTTCAATGGCAATCGGTCTCCTTGTCGGGCTGATATCGGGATATCTGGGCGGCAGGACCGACACCATTCTGATGGCCTTTGTGGATCTCATACTGTCTTTCCCTTCGCTCCTTCTTGCGATAGGAATATCAGTCATTTTCCCCTCGGGAATCTACACGGTGATGATTGCAATAGCGGCAGTGGGGTGGGCATCCTTTGCGAGAGTTGTAAGGGGACACATCCTTTCACTCAGGGAATCCAGTTTCGTGGAAGCCGCGGTTTCTGCAGGGTGCAGCAGGATAAGAGTAATGTTCGTGCATCTCATGCCACAGTGCATTCCCCTGATAATCGTGATGATGGGGATGAAGATAGGAGGGTATATCATTACAGAGGCATCACTGAGTTTTCTGGGGCTGGGTGCGCAGCCTCCCGCAGCAACGTGGGGATCAATGATCAACGCCAACCGGGCTTATATCACGTCAGCGCCATGGATGGTGTTTGCCCCGGGATTCATGATAGCGATCACTGCGCTGTGTTTCAATATCCTGAGCGATACACTGAGAGACGCGTATGGACTGGACCTGAGACAGAAACAATGA
- the dksA gene encoding RNA polymerase-binding protein DksA, which yields MPKKQTVKTSRKSRTKTTAQKSVKTRTPVKKTTGKKPVKASVKTKATSRKLNERENMVQQIKKNLLDQKKSLLAGAMEALNELPGQTVFPDLGDQATAEIDRNFMLRLKGRERKLLKKIDEAVDRIDTGIFGICEKCGEEIDIRRLEARPVTTMCIECKTLQEEEEKMMEK from the coding sequence ATGCCAAAAAAACAAACTGTGAAAACGAGCAGGAAATCCCGCACCAAAACTACAGCACAGAAATCTGTCAAAACAAGAACACCCGTGAAAAAAACAACCGGAAAAAAACCGGTCAAAGCGTCTGTAAAGACAAAAGCAACGTCAAGAAAGCTGAACGAGAGGGAAAATATGGTCCAGCAGATTAAGAAGAACCTCCTTGATCAGAAAAAGTCACTGCTGGCCGGCGCTATGGAAGCACTGAACGAACTGCCGGGACAGACCGTTTTTCCCGATCTTGGAGATCAGGCAACTGCGGAGATCGACAGAAACTTCATGCTTCGCCTTAAGGGAAGGGAACGCAAACTCCTGAAAAAGATTGATGAAGCCGTTGACAGGATCGACACCGGAATATTCGGCATATGTGAGAAATGCGGTGAAGAAATAGATATACGGAGACTTGAAGCCCGTCCTGTAACGACCATGTGCATAGAATGCAAGACGTTGCAGGAAGAGGAAGAAAAGATGATGGAGAAGTAG
- a CDS encoding energy transducer TonB, with product MFQKKELFVIDLTLENAITVTPRSTFSGGKKDFDLPVQEKIRKAVIPQDDRNSERDHIHPSMPIQPESFIKKDSLAKQQENLSLPRNNRTKNPCSSFADNPEVSAYAGSLNATPSPKSSAQFECSPSASSSHNSKMTYMKENFSYIKNMIQKNAIYPKIARHFGWEGKVTVSFVILSNGSVKEMKIQQSSGRELLDQSALEAVRNTSPFPVPPAEAQILIPIVYSLH from the coding sequence TTGTTCCAGAAGAAAGAATTATTCGTAATTGACCTGACACTCGAAAATGCAATCACCGTTACACCCCGAAGCACCTTCTCCGGAGGGAAAAAAGATTTCGATTTGCCGGTACAGGAAAAGATCCGGAAAGCTGTGATCCCCCAGGATGACCGGAACAGTGAGCGCGACCACATTCATCCGTCAATGCCGATTCAACCCGAATCATTTATTAAAAAAGATTCTCTCGCAAAGCAACAGGAAAATCTTTCCCTTCCTCGTAATAACCGGACAAAGAATCCCTGCAGTTCGTTTGCTGATAATCCGGAAGTCTCAGCGTATGCAGGTTCCCTGAACGCAACACCATCCCCGAAATCGTCAGCTCAGTTCGAATGCTCTCCTTCAGCCAGCAGTTCACATAACAGCAAAATGACGTATATGAAAGAGAATTTCTCATATATCAAGAATATGATCCAGAAAAACGCAATATATCCGAAAATAGCGCGACATTTCGGATGGGAAGGAAAAGTTACGGTATCTTTTGTGATTCTGTCCAACGGTTCCGTAAAAGAAATGAAGATACAGCAGAGTTCGGGCAGGGAACTTCTTGACCAGAGTGCGCTGGAGGCAGTCCGGAACACCTCTCCCTTTCCCGTACCACCTGCCGAGGCGCAGATATTAATCCCCATCGTTTACAGTCTGCATTAA